The following proteins are co-located in the Pseudomonas cavernae genome:
- the trmA gene encoding tRNA (uridine(54)-C5)-methyltransferase TrmA gives MSAPKIDPASYATQLAEKQQRLSELLAPFDAPAPELFDSPREHYRLRAEFRLWREGEQRHYAMFEAGDKHRPILIDDFPIASTRINALMPRLKAAWQASATLSFKLFQVEFLTTLAGDALITLCYHRPLDALWQAEAERLAEELDVSLVGRSRGQRLVIGRDHVIEKLEVAGRRFRYRQPEGAFTQPNGVVCEKMLNWAFEALGQRDDDLLELYCGNGNFTLPLATRVRQVLATEISKTSVNAALANLADNGVNNVSLVRLSAEELTEALNEVRPFRRLAGLDLKSYEFGSVFVDPPRAGMDPDTCELTRRFQRILYISCNPETLAANIAQLHDTHRVSRCALFDQFPYTHHMEAGVLLERR, from the coding sequence ATGAGCGCCCCCAAGATCGACCCCGCCAGCTACGCCACCCAACTCGCCGAAAAGCAACAGCGCCTCAGCGAACTGCTGGCGCCCTTCGACGCGCCGGCCCCCGAGCTGTTCGACTCGCCGCGCGAGCACTACCGCCTGCGCGCCGAGTTCCGTCTGTGGCGCGAAGGCGAGCAGCGCCACTACGCGATGTTCGAGGCGGGCGACAAGCACAGGCCGATCCTGATCGACGACTTCCCCATCGCCAGCACGCGGATCAATGCGCTGATGCCGCGTCTGAAGGCGGCCTGGCAGGCCAGCGCGACCCTCAGCTTCAAGCTGTTCCAGGTCGAGTTCCTCACCACCCTGGCCGGCGATGCGCTGATCACCCTGTGCTACCACCGCCCGCTCGATGCGCTCTGGCAAGCCGAGGCCGAGCGCCTGGCCGAGGAGCTGGATGTCAGCCTGGTCGGCCGTTCGCGCGGCCAACGCCTGGTGATCGGCCGCGACCATGTCATCGAGAAGCTGGAAGTGGCCGGCCGCCGCTTCCGCTACCGCCAGCCGGAAGGCGCCTTCACCCAGCCCAACGGCGTGGTCTGCGAGAAGATGCTCAACTGGGCCTTCGAGGCGCTCGGTCAGCGCGATGACGACCTGCTCGAGCTGTACTGCGGCAACGGCAACTTCACCCTGCCGCTGGCCACCCGCGTGCGCCAGGTGCTGGCCACCGAGATCAGCAAGACCTCGGTCAACGCCGCGCTGGCCAACCTGGCCGACAACGGCGTCAACAACGTCAGCCTGGTGCGTCTGTCCGCCGAGGAACTGACCGAGGCGCTCAACGAGGTGCGGCCGTTCCGCCGCCTGGCCGGCCTCGACCTCAAGAGCTATGAGTTCGGCAGCGTGTTCGTCGACCCGCCGCGCGCCGGCATGGACCCGGACACCTGTGAGCTGACCCGGCGTTTCCAGCGCATCCTCTACATCTCCTGCAACCCGGAGACCCTGGCGGCCAACATCGCCCAGTTGCACGACACCCACCGAGTCAGTCGCTGCGCGCTGTTCGACCAGTTCCCCTATACCCACCACATGGAGGCGGGCGTCCTGCTGGAGCGCCGCTAA
- a CDS encoding metallophosphoesterase, with the protein MRFARNSAGRDFVVGDIHGCFAMLERLLARAGFDPAHDRLFSLGDLVDRGTQSARALEFLAQPWFHAIRGNHEQMAIDAAAGALDRALYLINGGAWFLALGQVEQQRFAEAFRALPIAIEVQTPIGAIGLVHAECPLSDWQAFVDRLEGAGDPVQRLETQAIWGRTRISSLRADPVAHIALIFCGHTVVGRPLELGNHLFIDTGAVFGGALSLVDLGDFHCFQLRWDDAA; encoded by the coding sequence ATGCGCTTTGCGCGCAACAGCGCCGGCCGCGATTTCGTGGTCGGCGACATCCATGGCTGCTTCGCCATGCTGGAGCGGTTATTGGCGAGGGCGGGCTTCGATCCGGCGCATGACCGCCTGTTCAGCCTCGGCGACCTGGTCGACCGGGGCACGCAGAGCGCGCGTGCGCTGGAGTTCCTGGCCCAGCCCTGGTTCCACGCCATCCGCGGCAATCACGAACAGATGGCGATCGATGCCGCGGCCGGGGCGCTGGACCGCGCCCTGTATCTGATCAACGGCGGCGCCTGGTTCCTGGCCCTGGGGCAGGTCGAGCAGCAGCGCTTTGCCGAGGCGTTTCGCGCGCTGCCGATAGCCATCGAGGTGCAGACGCCGATCGGCGCGATCGGCCTGGTGCATGCCGAATGCCCGCTGAGCGACTGGCAGGCCTTCGTCGACCGCCTGGAAGGCGCCGGCGACCCTGTGCAGCGCCTCGAGACGCAGGCCATCTGGGGGCGCACCCGAATCAGCAGTCTGCGCGCCGATCCGGTCGCCCACATCGCCCTGATCTTCTGCGGCCACACCGTGGTGGGCCGGCCACTGGAACTGGGCAATCACCTGTTCATCGACACCGGCGCGGTGTTCGGCGGCGCCCTGAGCCTGGTGGACCTCGGCGATTTCCACTGCTTCCAACTGCGCTGGGATGACGCGGCCTGA
- a CDS encoding DUF411 domain-containing protein — MRRLVLLTTLLTGLAQAAEPPSIDVHRDANCGCCKAWISHLQANGFQVNDHVETDMSAVKTRLGVPHSLGSCHTGVIDGKFVEGHVPAADILKLRQRPDLLGAAVPGMPMGSPGMEMNGRQDAYQVIGLGRNGQQQVLADYPGK, encoded by the coding sequence ATGCGCCGCCTCGTTCTTCTCACCACCCTACTCACCGGCCTGGCCCAGGCCGCCGAACCGCCGAGCATCGACGTCCACCGCGATGCCAACTGCGGCTGCTGCAAGGCCTGGATCAGCCATCTGCAAGCCAACGGTTTCCAGGTCAACGACCACGTCGAAACCGATATGAGCGCGGTCAAGACCCGCCTCGGCGTGCCGCACAGTCTCGGCTCCTGCCACACCGGGGTGATCGACGGCAAATTCGTCGAGGGCCATGTGCCGGCCGCCGACATCCTCAAACTGCGCCAGCGCCCCGACCTGCTCGGCGCCGCCGTGCCGGGCATGCCGATGGGCTCGCCGGGCATGGAGATGAATGGCAGGCAGGACGCCTATCAGGTCATCGGCCTCGGCCGCAACGGCCAGCAGCAGGTGCTGGCCGACTACCCGGGCAAATAG
- a CDS encoding neutral zinc metallopeptidase, which yields MLWKKARRSDNVVDARDDSGGGGGRRIGGGRLSLGAVAVVVVIGLLSGQDPLQILGNLAGQMGQTSSVSPPQGRAPASNDEQAEFVRAVLGDTEDTWRTVFQQAGKQYQDPKLVLFRGGVNSACGFASSATGPFYCPGDRQVYLDLEFFREMEQRFAAAGDFAQAYVIAHEVGHHVQTLLGISARINSARQRGEPMEGDNGLLVRQELQADCLAGIWAFHAQQRLNWLESGDIEEALNAANAIGDDRLQQQSRGRVVPDSFTHGTSAQRVRWFKMGFEGGQIGKCDTFKVAQL from the coding sequence ATGCTTTGGAAAAAAGCCCGACGCAGCGACAACGTGGTGGACGCCCGCGACGACAGCGGCGGCGGTGGCGGCAGGCGCATCGGCGGCGGCCGCCTGAGCCTCGGCGCGGTGGCCGTGGTGGTGGTGATCGGCCTGCTCAGCGGCCAGGACCCGCTGCAGATCCTCGGCAACCTGGCCGGGCAGATGGGCCAGACCAGCAGCGTCAGCCCGCCGCAGGGCCGCGCCCCGGCGAGCAACGACGAGCAGGCGGAATTCGTCCGCGCCGTGCTCGGCGACACCGAGGACACCTGGCGCACCGTGTTCCAACAGGCCGGCAAGCAGTACCAGGATCCGAAACTGGTGCTGTTCCGCGGTGGGGTGAATTCCGCCTGCGGCTTCGCCTCCTCGGCCACCGGGCCCTTCTATTGCCCGGGCGACCGCCAGGTCTACCTCGACCTCGAATTCTTCCGCGAAATGGAACAGCGCTTCGCCGCCGCCGGCGACTTCGCCCAGGCCTACGTGATCGCCCATGAAGTCGGCCATCACGTGCAAACCCTGCTCGGCATCAGCGCGCGGATCAATTCGGCACGCCAGCGCGGCGAGCCGATGGAGGGCGACAACGGTCTGCTGGTGCGCCAGGAACTGCAGGCCGACTGCCTGGCCGGGATCTGGGCCTTCCATGCCCAGCAACGCCTGAACTGGCTGGAAAGCGGCGACATCGAAGAAGCCCTGAACGCCGCCAACGCCATCGGCGACGACCGCCTGCAGCAACAGAGCCGGGGCCGCGTGGTGCCGGACTCCTTCACCCACGGCACCTCGGCACAGCGCGTGCGTTGGTTCAAGATGGGCTTCGAGGGCGGCCAGATCGGCAAGTGCGATACCTTCAAGGTGGCGCAACTCTGA
- a CDS encoding NYN domain-containing protein, protein MKKIAVFADVQNLYYTVRQAYGCHFSYAALWADISARGQIVEAYAYAIERGDAKQQQFQQILRNLGFTVKLKPFIQRSDGSAKGDWDVGITIDIMDAAPRVDEVVLASGDGDFAILLDKVRASYGVEASVYGVPALTAQALMRAASRYVPIEDRLLLKN, encoded by the coding sequence GTGAAGAAAATCGCCGTATTCGCCGATGTGCAGAACCTCTACTACACCGTGCGCCAGGCCTATGGCTGCCACTTCAGCTATGCCGCGCTGTGGGCGGACATCAGCGCGCGCGGGCAGATAGTCGAGGCCTACGCCTACGCCATCGAGCGCGGCGACGCCAAGCAGCAGCAGTTCCAGCAGATCCTGCGCAACCTCGGTTTCACCGTGAAGCTCAAGCCGTTCATCCAGCGCAGCGATGGCTCGGCCAAGGGCGACTGGGACGTCGGCATCACCATCGACATCATGGACGCCGCGCCGCGGGTCGACGAAGTGGTGCTGGCCTCCGGCGACGGCGACTTCGCCATCCTCCTCGACAAGGTGCGCGCCAGTTATGGGGTCGAAGCCAGCGTGTACGGCGTGCCGGCGTTGACCGCGCAGGCGTTGATGCGTGCCGCCAGCCGCTATGTGCCGATCGAGGACAGGCTGCTGCTCAAGAATTGA
- a CDS encoding YciC family protein produces MNPLPILRDSWYFFSRHLGAIARLCLPLVVLESLAQRLLASATGMEASPAYGLLVGLLFYPLYTAALILFLDARSRGLAVHHRDLLAMALQLWPRFAVLTALSSLLIMLGASLFILPGLWVLIRLAFAEYLLVLDGLPPLAALRESFRLTGEPFWRVLVCVLSVMAPLWLLDAWSLPLLASDGPLAFVLDCLRGFLQLFASVVVFRLFMLVSPRPAVS; encoded by the coding sequence ATGAACCCGCTGCCGATCCTCCGCGACTCCTGGTATTTCTTCAGCCGCCATCTCGGCGCCATCGCCCGCCTGTGTCTGCCGCTGGTGGTGCTCGAGTCTCTGGCCCAGCGCCTGCTGGCCAGCGCCACCGGCATGGAGGCCTCCCCGGCCTACGGGCTGCTGGTCGGCCTGCTGTTCTACCCGCTGTATACCGCCGCGCTGATTCTGTTCCTCGACGCCCGCAGCCGCGGCCTCGCGGTGCACCACCGCGACCTGCTGGCGATGGCCCTGCAGCTGTGGCCGCGCTTCGCCGTGCTGACGGCGCTGAGCAGCCTGCTGATCATGCTCGGCGCCTCGCTGTTCATCCTGCCGGGGCTGTGGGTGCTGATCCGCCTGGCCTTCGCCGAATACCTGCTGGTGCTCGACGGCCTGCCGCCGCTGGCGGCGCTGCGCGAGAGCTTCCGCCTGACCGGCGAGCCGTTCTGGCGGGTGCTGGTGTGCGTGCTCAGCGTGATGGCGCCGTTGTGGCTGCTGGACGCCTGGAGCCTGCCGCTGCTCGCCAGCGACGGCCCGCTGGCGTTTGTTCTCGACTGCCTGCGCGGCTTCCTCCAGCTGTTCGCCAGCGTGGTGGTGTTCCGCCTGTTCATGCTGGTCAGCCCGCGGCCGGCGGTGTCCTGA
- a CDS encoding VOC family protein gives MTDIPPSILSHISLGTNRFERALAFYDQVLPTLGCQRLLAHPGAVAYGREFPEFWLQTPIDGQPATVGNGTHIGFIATSQAAVQAFYQAALAAGAQGDGEPGPRAEYGAPYYGCFVRDLDGHKIEAAFWDSTLE, from the coding sequence ATGACCGATATCCCGCCCAGCATCCTGTCGCACATTTCCCTCGGCACCAACCGGTTCGAGCGCGCGCTGGCGTTCTACGACCAGGTGCTGCCCACCCTCGGTTGCCAACGCCTGCTGGCCCACCCCGGCGCAGTGGCCTACGGCCGCGAGTTTCCGGAGTTCTGGCTGCAGACCCCGATTGACGGCCAACCGGCGACGGTCGGCAATGGCACCCATATCGGCTTCATCGCCACCAGCCAGGCCGCGGTGCAGGCCTTCTACCAGGCGGCGCTGGCGGCTGGCGCCCAGGGCGATGGCGAACCCGGTCCGCGGGCGGAATACGGCGCGCCCTACTACGGCTGCTTCGTCCGCGACCTCGACGGCCACAAGATCGAAGCGGCGTTCTGGGACAGTACGCTGGAGTAA
- a CDS encoding SDR family oxidoreductase, whose protein sequence is MYRKVFASKVFERKVVVVTGGCAGIGRALVMRMAQAGARLAVLDLDQDALDSLVRHLADHHNVEALGLRCDVADPDSVAQAMAAVLERFGGVDVLINNAGITHRSTFAETDLRVFQRVMAVNYFGALHCTKAALPSLLERQGQIIVLSSLSGFTPLLYRSAYNASKHALHGLFDTLRYEIKGSGVNVMLVCPGFTATDLRKNALVGDGSVTRKPPLAMGKVASAQDVAEAIYQGALRRRRLLVLSNVDWRARLLARFFPRLFERVLLPRISGLKPQSGR, encoded by the coding sequence ATGTACCGCAAGGTTTTCGCCAGCAAGGTCTTCGAACGCAAGGTGGTGGTGGTGACCGGCGGCTGTGCCGGCATCGGCCGTGCCCTGGTGATGCGCATGGCCCAGGCCGGTGCGCGGCTGGCGGTCCTCGACCTCGACCAGGACGCGCTGGACAGCCTGGTCCGGCACCTGGCCGATCACCATAACGTCGAGGCCCTCGGGCTGCGCTGCGACGTGGCCGACCCGGACTCGGTGGCGCAGGCGATGGCCGCGGTGCTGGAGCGCTTCGGCGGCGTCGACGTGCTGATCAACAATGCCGGCATCACCCACCGCAGCACCTTCGCCGAGACCGATCTGCGGGTGTTCCAGCGGGTCATGGCGGTCAACTACTTCGGCGCCCTGCATTGCACCAAAGCGGCACTGCCCAGCCTGCTCGAACGGCAGGGGCAGATCATCGTGCTCAGCTCGCTGTCCGGCTTCACCCCGCTGCTCTACCGCAGCGCCTACAACGCCAGCAAGCATGCCCTGCACGGACTGTTCGACACCCTGCGCTACGAGATCAAGGGCTCGGGAGTGAATGTCATGTTGGTCTGCCCCGGTTTCACCGCCACCGACCTGCGCAAGAACGCCCTGGTCGGCGACGGCTCGGTGACCCGTAAACCACCGCTGGCGATGGGCAAGGTGGCCTCGGCGCAGGATGTCGCCGAGGCGATCTACCAGGGCGCGCTACGGCGCCGGCGCTTGCTGGTGCTGTCCAATGTCGACTGGCGCGCGCGGCTGCTGGCGCGCTTCTTCCCGCGGTTGTTCGAGCGGGTGCTGCTGCCACGGATCTCCGGGCTCAAGCCGCAAAGCGGCAGGTAG
- a CDS encoding CDGSH iron-sulfur domain-containing protein — MSEPVIAQRGPFEVEVSAGQDYFWCRCGRSANQPFCDGSHKGSGITPLKFHAEQDDTLFLCGCKHTHTPPCCDGTHNSL, encoded by the coding sequence ATGAGCGAGCCCGTGATTGCCCAGCGCGGCCCCTTCGAAGTCGAGGTCAGCGCCGGCCAGGATTACTTCTGGTGCCGCTGCGGGCGCAGCGCCAACCAGCCGTTCTGCGACGGCTCGCACAAGGGTAGCGGCATCACCCCGCTGAAGTTCCACGCCGAGCAGGACGACACCCTGTTCCTCTGTGGCTGCAAACATACCCATACGCCGCCGTGCTGCGACGGCACCCACAACAGCCTGTAG
- a CDS encoding endonuclease/exonuclease/phosphatase family protein, whose translation MTLPRVLRPILLSLLIVAASLAALIYILTWHPAPREEVPVSCSDQEQTLLPGQALKVMTWNLQYLAGKRYVFWYDLADGSGPDLRPTAADLAYSLDEVVRVIRDEAPDLVLLQELHEGAKASDNQDQLALLNERLSDLYPCSTQAFYWKAAFVPHPKILGSVGMKLATLSRYRIARAERLQLPLLPSDPINRQFGLKRALLLNYLPLRGGGQLALINTHLDAFAQGDDTLHRQVTMSSSLLDQLEAQKTPWIFGGDFNLLPPGQRERLSAQQRSGYAADSELNTLAQKYPMIPSLEEAGGGDQAAWYTHFPNDPRVGAPDRTLDYLFHSPQLTRLAANVRQADTLQISDHLPLIGRFLLPAQP comes from the coding sequence ATGACCTTGCCGCGCGTGCTCCGCCCGATCCTCCTCAGCCTGCTGATCGTCGCCGCCAGCCTGGCCGCCCTAATCTACATCCTGACCTGGCATCCGGCCCCGCGCGAAGAGGTGCCGGTCAGCTGCAGCGACCAGGAGCAGACCCTGCTGCCCGGCCAGGCGCTGAAGGTGATGACCTGGAACCTGCAATACCTGGCCGGCAAGCGCTATGTGTTCTGGTACGACCTGGCTGACGGCAGCGGCCCCGACCTGCGCCCGACCGCCGCAGATCTGGCCTACAGCCTCGACGAAGTGGTACGGGTGATCCGCGACGAAGCGCCGGACCTGGTATTGCTGCAGGAACTGCACGAAGGCGCCAAGGCCAGCGATAACCAGGATCAGCTCGCGCTGCTCAACGAACGCCTCAGCGATCTCTACCCGTGCAGCACCCAGGCCTTCTACTGGAAGGCCGCGTTCGTGCCGCATCCGAAGATTCTCGGCAGCGTCGGGATGAAGCTCGCCACCCTCAGCCGCTATCGGATCGCCCGCGCCGAACGCCTGCAGCTGCCACTGCTCCCGAGTGACCCGATCAACCGCCAGTTCGGCCTCAAGCGCGCCCTGCTGCTCAACTATCTGCCGCTGCGCGGCGGCGGCCAGCTGGCGCTGATCAACACTCACCTGGATGCCTTCGCCCAGGGCGATGACACCCTGCACCGCCAGGTGACGATGAGCAGCAGCCTGCTCGACCAACTGGAGGCGCAGAAGACCCCGTGGATCTTCGGCGGCGACTTCAACCTGCTGCCACCCGGTCAGCGCGAGCGCCTGTCGGCGCAGCAACGTAGCGGCTACGCGGCGGACAGCGAACTGAATACGCTGGCGCAGAAGTACCCGATGATCCCCAGCCTCGAGGAAGCCGGCGGCGGCGACCAGGCCGCCTGGTACACCCACTTCCCCAACGATCCGCGCGTCGGCGCCCCGGACCGCACCCTCGACTACCTGTTCCACAGCCCGCAACTCACCCGCCTGGCCGCCAATGTGCGCCAGGCCGACACCCTGCAGATTTCCGATCATCTGCCGCTGATCGGCCGTTTCCTGCTGCCGGCGCAACCCTGA